The genomic window ATGGGATAGCCAGGAGATTCCGGCGGGCTCATAACCCGCAGACCGGTAGTTCAAATCTACCTCCCGCTATACTTTCGCTGCGAGCAAAGCAAATACGCGAGCAGCGAGTATAGCACAGTAGTGGATTTGAATCAGGGAGCAGCTTTGCTGTGACCGTGGTTCAAATCTACCTCCCGCTATGTTTTGGCGCAAACAAATCCGTGAGCGCCATCCATAGCATGATGGTAGTTTGTACTAGGGAGCAGTTTCGCTGCGACCGTGGTTCAAATCTACCTCTCGCTGTCTTTTTGCTGTGAGCAAATACGCCGAGTAGCGAATTCTCGTCCTCGAGTCCGTCAGCACTCGGTCTCGAGAGGCCCTGGGTCGAGACTCGCCGGAAGCGGTTATGAAGCGTATCAGGGCCAAACTAAACAGGAATAGCGTTGAAAGGCGTTTATCCCCTACATCCCATATGAATCCAGAGCGAGGGAGTAACGCGGTCGTCGCGGACGGTGGCACGACGTTTCTGACGGAGCGAGATCCGGAGGAATCGACGACGGAGGCGATCTCCCGGAGTATCGCCGCGGTAAAGGGGGTTCCCGAAACGGACCTCGATCCGCTGTACTCGAAAATCGAGCTGGAAGCGCTGGAAACGATGGTGCGACACGCCGACGAACGCGGCTGCTCGGTGCAGGTCGAGTTCACGGTTGACGAGTACACGGTGCTCGTACGCGGTGACGGGGAGATACGAATACGTCCCGATGACGCCGGTGGATATCGGTGAGCGATGCGAACCGGAATCTTCGGAAACGCGCGGCGACACGAAAGAAGCCGAGCTGACGGAGCCCCGTCTTAGTCGACGATTTCGATCTCGGTTCGGTCGACGAGCCCTCGGTCGTCGGCGTCCGGACGAGTAATCCCCACGTCGATCGTGTACCGTCCGGGATCGACGGGCTCCCACTCGTCGTCGGCGACCCGAATTCGCTGTGGCCACTCCCGTCGGAACCGTTGCCGCTCGCTTCGGGCGAAGGAAAACGCCGCCGGGCGATCGGGAACCGCTCGAGGGATCCGCGAGGCGTTCCGCAGGCCGTCGACGGCCCAGTACCAGCGGTTCGGCGATTCGGTGCGGATGCGGATCGGGAACGGGAGCCGATTGCGAAACTCGACGGTGATTTCGACCGGGTCACCGCGCTCGTACCGTCGCTTATCCGTGGAGACAGCGACGCTGAGTCCGCGGTGGCGCAGCGCCAGCGGGGTGAACGCGTGGCTGAACGCCGTCCAGTCGATTGTTCGCGGCCCGCGTGCGTCGTCACCCTCACGTTCCGGAGTGAACGGGTCGTCGTCCGCGCGCTCGAGCGCGCGTGAATCGTAGATCCGTCTCATGGCTGACTCCCTCGCGAGGAGTGGTCGCCGCGCTCGGCCGGGGTGTCGGTTTCGGCGTCGTCCACCTCATACCGGTCGTCGAATCGGTGACAGGCGATCGGGTGGTGATCCGGACCCGCCGATAGCGCCGGGTCGCTCGTCTCGCAGGGCGTTTCGAACGCCGACGCGAGGCGCTCGCGTGCAGCGTCGAGGTCGCCCGCCGCGGCGGCCTCGAGCGCCTCCGAAAGCGCGGCCTCCGCGTCGGGATCCTGCAGTCGTCGGGGGATGTCGTAGGCCTCCCTGAGTGTCGCCGTGAGATCCTCGCGGTGATCGGACCGGGAGTACAGCGTCTCGAGCCCCGCATCGGGATCCGCGTCGGCGAGTCGGGTTCGCAGGGTCATGATCGCGCGGAACGCGCCTTCCTCGAGGTCGTACTCCGCGGGCGGGATGACCCGCGGACA from Natrinema versiforme includes these protein-coding regions:
- a CDS encoding HalOD1 output domain-containing protein; this translates as MNPERGSNAVVADGGTTFLTERDPEESTTEAISRSIAAVKGVPETDLDPLYSKIELEALETMVRHADERGCSVQVEFTVDEYTVLVRGDGEIRIRPDDAGGYR